The Psychrobacillus sp. FSL K6-2836 nucleotide sequence CGACCGAGAAAGGAGCGTATCCGCTCGCAACCAACAAAAAAGCTGAATCTAGGACAAGTACTTGTCTTGGATTCAGCTTTTTAATTATGCAAGCAGTGTCAATAGCTCTCTTAAGTTCTTAATTGTATATGTAGGCTTTACTTCTTCACTGACAGGTTTTTCTTCGCGGTTGATCCATACGGATTGCATGCCGACCCTAGAAGATCCTAAAACGTCGGTCATTAGATTATCGCCGACCATCAATACGTCATCTGCCGTCAATCCGACAATTTCAAGAGCATGTTCAAAAATCGATGGATCGGGTTTCCCCTTACCAAAAGCGCCAGAAATAAGTATATGGTCAAAATATGCAGCTATCTCCGGTGTGATTTCCAATTTAATGTTTTGAAGACTCGGCGAGCCATTTGTCATTAATAATAACGTATACTTTCCTTTTAATTTATCTAATACTTCATAGGTTTCTTCATATATAAATGGGCTTTCTTTTCGCATTTTCGGGAAATGTTCTGCTAACTTTCTGCCTAATTCTTCATTATCTATCCCTAGTTTCTCTAATCCCTTTGTCCATGCTAATCGTTGATATTCTGGTATGATGGCTTTCATTTTTTGAAAATCCTCTGAAGGATCGTCAAATGTCCCCCATAATCCTTCAAAGGGATTAATACCGATCATTTGGGTAAATGTGCGTGTTTCATATGTATCGTACAATGCACTTGCCTCTGCACGTACGGATTGTTCTAATGCAAGTGGATCTACATTAACCTGTGCCGCTGCGTATGCACATGTTTTGTCAAATGCAACGGACACACTTTTATTATCCCATAGTAAAGTATCATCTAAGTCAAAGAAAATTGCTTTTTTCATTCACCGAAACCTCCAGCATGTATTTACTTAATACTTTACCGTACTAAAGAGTTCGTGTCACTAGAATGGTACCATTTTTTCTAGAATTCCATCTTCCCGAATAATTCCTTCTATATCTTTGATAGTAATTGGAAAATAAGGGAAGCCGTATACGTATGGAGTCAATTCATACACTTGAAAGTAAATGACGAGTGAGTGATCGGCAATATAAAAATCTTGGTCACTGCGTATTTGTGTAAAATCCTCTAATAGTGGGACATCCCACTCTATTATTTTCTTTTTAATCATTTCAGAAAGAACTTTAACATAATTGCTTTCCGGCTTAAACAGTTCACTTAGTACATATAGCTTACCTGTCTTCACATCGAAGGTGAGTGATTTTGTAATTGTAAGTCCGTGTGCACCTCCTGTAAAGGAATAGACAGTCAAACTTAAGCTTAGCACTCCACGCTCGTTTGTTTTGATTTCATAAGTACTGACCATTTCTACTAAATGCTCACTGTAAAATCCTTGTTCGATCAAAAGCGTGTTTAGTGCATGAATAATATCAGCATTTATCTTTTTTTCTACTGCGGGATGAGGTAAGTTAGTAACAATAGGATAATAAACATTAATGTTTGGTGAACTTTTCCTAATATATTTCGTTTCTATACGAACAGGTAGATCCATGGCAGACAACCTTTCTTAAGTAATAATAAATAGTATGAGTGGGAGAGGAATCATATGTTTTTAAATAGAGTGACCCTTTTCAAAGAGCCGCAAGTGGAAAGTCAATATCCCTTCACCATTCCAGCTATTAGCAACTTTAAAGAGCTTGAGTTAACCTCAACAGTAACTTTTTTTGTAGGCGAGAATGGTACAGGGAAATCCACACTTTTAGAAGGAATTGCAGATAAATGTGAATTTAATACAGCAGGTGGAAGCCGGAATAATTTATATGATGTAGACTCTGCAGAAAGTGCTCTAGGGAAATATCTTAAACTTTCCTGGATGCCGAAAGTGACGAGTGGTTTCTTTTTACGAGCAGAATCCTATTATCAATTTGCATCTCATATCGATGAACAGGAAAGAGAAAATCCTGGAGAAGGTGTACTAGATAGCTACGGTGGAAAATCGCTTCATGAACAATCACACGGAGAGTCTTTTCTATCGCTATTTTTAAATCGTTTTAATGGTCAAGCTATTTATCTTTTAGATGAGCCAGAAGCAGCGTTATCACCACAGAGACAATTGGCATTTTTACGTATCATGCATGATTTGATCAAGGAACAGAATTGCCAATTTATCATTGCGACACATTCTCCCATTATTTTAGGGTATCCAGAATCGACAATCCTAAGTTTTGATGATGGAGAGATTGAGGAAATCGATTATGAAATGACTGGACATTATCAAATTACGAAATACTTTTTAGACCATCGGGAAAAATTTTTAGAAGAGCTATTTGAAGGTGAGTAAATGCATGTAATTATAAATTATTTAGATGATATGTTATTTTTTATAGGGATAGCACTTCCATTGATTGTCATTTGGCGACTGTTTCGTTGGAAGAAGAGAGGATTTCAGCTAAAGGAGTTTTTACATGAGCTTGGCATTTTAGTTTTTTTCTCTGTGCTTGTTGGCCTGTTTTCTCAAACGATATTACCCAAAGCAGGTGAGGTGCCTGCTTATACTACTGGCGTTAATTTAGAATTATTTCGTGTTGTAGAAGAAACATATAATGCCATTATATACTTAGGATTTTGGCAGCCATTTTATATTAACTTTCTTGGTAATATTATTCTTTTTATGCCTATTGGGTTTCTCTTACCTCTACTCTTTAAAAAAATGGAGTTTTTTATATTTCCTATATTAGTAGGTCTAGGCATATCCTTATTTATTGAAATTATGCAGCTTCCTCAAAGTAGGAGTAGTGATGTCGATGACTTATGGTTAAATACGCTTGGTGCTTTTCTTGGCTATCTATGCTATATCTTTATTCGCAAAGCTTTCCCTTCGTTTACAGTTGCTTTCAAAAAAAGCGAGTTTATAAAACATAAGAATGGGTAAATATAGGATAGTAAGAATATTGCAAGGAGATAGTAAACATGATGAAAATTAAAGAATCACAAACTGAGCAAAAACGTGATGATATTATTGAAGAGTTTGTAAACAAAGGTGTATATAAAATTGATGGAAGACAATTATATGAGTTAAACTTTTATGAATTAATGAAGGAATATACAACTGAAGATGAGAGTAGATAAGTGCCTTTCCTACAGGGCACTTTTTTTTGAACAAACCTCTATTATCTATAAATATTAGTCGATATAAAAAATATGGTACACTTGACTCAAATACAGATAAGGTGGAAACAAACTTGACTTTTATAACTAATTTAAATGAAACATTACAAAAAAAATGGGAGGATGCAAATTTTGCATCTCCAATGCCGATACAATCCAAATTAATCCCACATATGTTGGATGGTTCTGACGTTGTGGCAGAATCTCCAACAGGAACTGGAAAAACACTTGCTTACGTGCTTCCAATCCTGCAGATGGTTGATCCAACCAAGAAACAAATACAGGCAATGGTAATCATTCCTTCTCAGGAACTTGGTATGCAAATTGTGGAGGTATTCCGTGAATGGGTGAAAGATACAAACATCTCGGTTGCCCAATTAATCGGCGGAGCAAATATTAACAGACAGATTGATGTGCTTAAAAAGAAGCCGACAATTGTCGTTGGTACTCCAGGCAGATTACAAGAGCTAGTGAAAACTAAAAAACTAAAAATGCATGAGATAAACATCGTTGTTCTAGACGAAGGAGACCAACTCCTAAGCCGAGAGCATCGTACAACTGTGAAAAGTCTAGTCGACGCAACTGTGGAAAGTCAGCTGATTGTTACTTCTGCAACAATTACAGAAGAAATAGAATTAGTTGCGGAACGAATGATGAAGGATCCTGTGCGTATTCAAGTATCTGCAGAAGATGTCCCATCGCAAGGTGAAGTTGTACACAGTTTTGTGAAGACGGAACCTCGTGATAAAACCGAATTGTTACGTAGAATCTCTTATTTAAAAGGTATGCGTGGTCTTGCGTTCGTAAATAGTCTAGATCAGCTCTTAATGAAGGATGCAAAACTTGCATATAGAGATGCACCAATCGTTTCTCTTCATTCGGAGATGAAAAAAGATGAACGGAAGAAAGCATTGGATGATTTTA carries:
- a CDS encoding HAD family hydrolase, which codes for MKKAIFFDLDDTLLWDNKSVSVAFDKTCAYAAAQVNVDPLALEQSVRAEASALYDTYETRTFTQMIGINPFEGLWGTFDDPSEDFQKMKAIIPEYQRLAWTKGLEKLGIDNEELGRKLAEHFPKMRKESPFIYEETYEVLDKLKGKYTLLLMTNGSPSLQNIKLEITPEIAAYFDHILISGAFGKGKPDPSIFEHALEIVGLTADDVLMVGDNLMTDVLGSSRVGMQSVWINREEKPVSEEVKPTYTIKNLRELLTLLA
- a CDS encoding DUF3298 and DUF4163 domain-containing protein is translated as MDLPVRIETKYIRKSSPNINVYYPIVTNLPHPAVEKKINADIIHALNTLLIEQGFYSEHLVEMVSTYEIKTNERGVLSLSLTVYSFTGGAHGLTITKSLTFDVKTGKLYVLSELFKPESNYVKVLSEMIKKKIIEWDVPLLEDFTQIRSDQDFYIADHSLVIYFQVYELTPYVYGFPYFPITIKDIEGIIREDGILEKMVPF
- a CDS encoding AAA family ATPase; this encodes MFLNRVTLFKEPQVESQYPFTIPAISNFKELELTSTVTFFVGENGTGKSTLLEGIADKCEFNTAGGSRNNLYDVDSAESALGKYLKLSWMPKVTSGFFLRAESYYQFASHIDEQERENPGEGVLDSYGGKSLHEQSHGESFLSLFLNRFNGQAIYLLDEPEAALSPQRQLAFLRIMHDLIKEQNCQFIIATHSPIILGYPESTILSFDDGEIEEIDYEMTGHYQITKYFLDHREKFLEELFEGE
- a CDS encoding VanZ family protein → MLFFIGIALPLIVIWRLFRWKKRGFQLKEFLHELGILVFFSVLVGLFSQTILPKAGEVPAYTTGVNLELFRVVEETYNAIIYLGFWQPFYINFLGNIILFMPIGFLLPLLFKKMEFFIFPILVGLGISLFIEIMQLPQSRSSDVDDLWLNTLGAFLGYLCYIFIRKAFPSFTVAFKKSEFIKHKNG
- a CDS encoding Fur-regulated basic protein FbpA; the encoded protein is MMKIKESQTEQKRDDIIEEFVNKGVYKIDGRQLYELNFYELMKEYTTEDESR
- a CDS encoding DEAD/DEAH box helicase, encoding MTFITNLNETLQKKWEDANFASPMPIQSKLIPHMLDGSDVVAESPTGTGKTLAYVLPILQMVDPTKKQIQAMVIIPSQELGMQIVEVFREWVKDTNISVAQLIGGANINRQIDVLKKKPTIVVGTPGRLQELVKTKKLKMHEINIVVLDEGDQLLSREHRTTVKSLVDATVESQLIVTSATITEEIELVAERMMKDPVRIQVSAEDVPSQGEVVHSFVKTEPRDKTELLRRISYLKGMRGLAFVNSLDQLLMKDAKLAYRDAPIVSLHSEMKKDERKKALDDFKSGKVSLLIATDVAARGLDISGLTHVIHVDVPHSVEQYLHRSGRTGRAGADGEVMTLLTYSDEKTYKKWTKELPKKPVQKVWYRGELIEGSSKTIAQKGK